One part of the Mariniflexile litorale genome encodes these proteins:
- a CDS encoding ABC transporter permease: MFDLDLWREIFQSINKNRTRSLLSGFTVAFAILLFTILFGIANGLQNTFAEAFVDDATNSIFINSGRTTKANKGLQSGRQIQFKNEDYDYIKDEFGNKVEYITARIYNNIQASFRGEQSSYSLRGVHPDHQYLEKTNVIEGRYINQNDLQNRTKVVVIGRKIEEDLFLKTTALGKYINLSGIPYKVVGIFTDDGGDNEERIMYMPVTTAQQVYGNNDYIDQINLTYNPEMNYDEALAFSNTLTKRLKERFSVANSDQRAVRVRNMAEGTKAVSQMTFGLTVIILVIGFGTLIAGVVGISNIMIFIVKERTKEIGIRKALGATPKSIVSIILIESVIVTAIAGYVGLLIGVGVIELVEPVLKDYFIKDPGVSNSLIIGATITLIAAGAIAGYLPAKKASRIKPIVALRND; this comes from the coding sequence ATGTTTGATTTAGATCTTTGGCGAGAAATCTTTCAAAGTATTAATAAAAACCGAACCCGGAGTTTGCTTTCTGGGTTTACAGTAGCATTTGCTATATTACTATTTACCATTCTATTTGGCATTGCTAACGGCTTACAAAACACTTTTGCAGAAGCGTTTGTTGATGATGCTACCAATTCAATCTTCATAAATTCAGGTAGAACTACCAAAGCCAATAAAGGATTACAATCAGGAAGACAAATTCAATTTAAAAATGAAGATTACGACTATATAAAAGACGAATTTGGTAACAAAGTAGAATATATTACGGCACGAATTTACAATAATATACAAGCTTCTTTTCGAGGAGAACAAAGCAGTTATAGTTTAAGGGGTGTACATCCAGATCATCAATATCTTGAAAAAACGAATGTCATTGAAGGTCGATATATCAATCAAAATGATTTACAAAATAGAACCAAAGTAGTTGTTATTGGCAGAAAAATTGAAGAAGATTTGTTTTTGAAAACCACTGCTTTAGGTAAATATATAAACCTGAGTGGCATACCTTATAAAGTGGTTGGTATATTTACCGATGATGGAGGCGATAACGAAGAACGTATTATGTACATGCCTGTAACCACGGCGCAGCAAGTTTATGGTAATAACGATTATATAGATCAAATAAACCTGACTTACAATCCTGAAATGAATTATGATGAGGCATTGGCTTTTAGTAACACCTTAACGAAAAGGCTCAAAGAACGTTTTTCAGTAGCCAATAGCGATCAAAGAGCGGTACGAGTTCGTAATATGGCAGAAGGAACTAAAGCAGTAAGCCAAATGACTTTTGGTTTAACAGTTATTATTCTAGTTATTGGCTTTGGAACATTAATAGCAGGAGTTGTTGGCATTAGTAATATTATGATTTTTATAGTAAAAGAGCGGACTAAAGAAATTGGTATACGAAAGGCTTTGGGAGCAACACCTAAATCTATTGTGTCTATTATTTTAATAGAGTCTGTAATTGTTACCGCTATTGCAGGATATGTAGGGTTATTGATTGGTGTTGGCGTTATTGAACTTGTAGAACCTGTTTTAAAAGACTATTTTATTAAAGATCCAGGTGTAAGTAATAGTTTAATAATTGGAGCAACCATCACACTAATAGCAGCAGGAGCTATTGCAGGTTATTTGCCAGCTAAAAAAGCCTCGAGAATTAAACCAATTGTAGCATTAAGAAACGACTAG
- a CDS encoding ABC transporter ATP-binding protein, which produces MLEIKQLHKSYPIGDSSLHVLKGIDLSVEEGEMVAIMGSSGSGKSTLLNIIGMLDEADEGDYILDGLPIKNLTEKKAAVYRNKFLGFIFQSFNLINYKNALENVALPLYYQGMKRKERQELAMFHLEKVGLANWAQHLPKELSGGQNQRVAIARALAANPKLLLADEPTGALDTTTSHEIMAFIQQLNDEGKTILMVTHEEDIANMCKRIVRLRDGVIIEDEKVIQVRAEQYV; this is translated from the coding sequence ATGTTAGAAATAAAACAACTTCACAAATCTTACCCTATTGGAGACTCTAGTTTACACGTTTTAAAAGGTATTGATCTTTCTGTTGAAGAAGGAGAAATGGTGGCCATTATGGGATCTTCTGGTTCTGGAAAATCTACTTTACTTAACATTATAGGCATGTTAGATGAAGCTGATGAGGGCGATTATATTTTAGATGGTTTGCCTATTAAAAACCTTACAGAAAAAAAAGCAGCGGTTTATAGAAATAAATTTTTAGGCTTTATCTTTCAATCTTTCAACCTTATAAATTATAAAAATGCACTTGAAAATGTTGCCTTACCTTTATACTATCAAGGCATGAAACGTAAAGAGCGCCAAGAACTTGCAATGTTTCATTTAGAAAAAGTAGGATTGGCTAATTGGGCGCAGCATTTACCAAAAGAATTATCAGGTGGTCAAAATCAACGCGTGGCGATTGCTAGAGCTTTAGCAGCAAATCCTAAATTATTATTAGCCGATGAGCCTACAGGAGCTTTAGATACTACAACCTCACACGAAATTATGGCATTCATCCAGCAATTAAACGATGAAGGTAAAACCATATTAATGGTAACGCACGAAGAAGACATTGCTAATATGTGTAAACGTATTGTACGTTTACGAGATGGTGTTATTATTGAAGATGAAAAAGTAATTCAAGTAAGAGCAGAGCAGTATGTTTGA